The following are from one region of the Gammaproteobacteria bacterium genome:
- a CDS encoding 4a-hydroxytetrahydrobiopterin dehydratase yields MADLTQKKCLPCEGGVAPLTLSEANNLLGQVLGWQLDSTGQVISRDFTFKNFYQVMAFVNAVAWLAHQENHHPDLEVGYQHCLVRYSTHAIGGLSENDFICAAKVNGLFGDKP; encoded by the coding sequence ATGGCGGATTTAACTCAGAAGAAATGTCTTCCCTGTGAAGGAGGTGTGGCGCCGTTGACGCTTTCGGAGGCTAACAATTTATTGGGGCAAGTGTTGGGCTGGCAGCTGGATAGCACAGGCCAAGTAATTTCCCGGGATTTTACTTTTAAGAATTTCTATCAGGTGATGGCTTTTGTGAATGCGGTTGCTTGGTTGGCGCATCAGGAAAATCATCATCCCGATCTTGAGGTGGGTTATCAGCATTGTTTGGTGCGCTATAGCACGCATGCGATTGGCGGGCTTTCGGAAAATGATTTTATCTGTGCCGCTAAAGTGAATGGGTTGTTTGGGGATAAGCCGTAG
- the murC gene encoding UDP-N-acetylmuramate--L-alanine ligase → MTTSLLENVRHIHFVGIGGAGMGGIAEVLLHQGYIISGSDMGKNAMVQRLSGLGAKIFPEHKAQNILGAEIVVVSTAIAEDNPEVIAARLANIPVIARAQMLAELMHSKYGIAIAGTHGKTTTTSLVASILTEGGLDPTFVIGGLLKSAGANAHLGTSEYFVAEADESDASFLFLHPKITIVTNVDADHLGTYGGDFECLCDTFIRFLHQLPEDGLAIVCIDDPVIRELLPRITRPVVTYGFDSAAEIRITDFDPQGFQTHFKVRDTHHGEEVVVSLNLPGAHNVLNATAAIAVAFRLGISGEAVARALQKFAGVGRRMQIYGELPVGKGGVLVIDDYGHHPREIAATWAAIRQAWPERRLVVVYQPHRYTRTRDLFTDFVSVLTKEVDKLILLDVYSAGETPISGADGAALFLAIQSHTEGEPVFVPHMDDLPEVLARELRAGDVLLTQGAGSVGGVAPKLMAKEFQLVA, encoded by the coding sequence GTGACCACATCTTTATTGGAAAATGTAAGGCATATCCACTTTGTGGGTATTGGCGGGGCAGGGATGGGAGGAATTGCCGAAGTATTATTACACCAAGGCTATATAATCAGCGGCTCGGACATGGGTAAAAATGCCATGGTGCAGCGGCTTTCCGGTCTTGGCGCTAAAATTTTTCCCGAGCATAAAGCACAAAATATCCTGGGGGCGGAAATAGTGGTGGTTTCTACCGCTATTGCTGAGGATAACCCTGAAGTCATTGCGGCGCGATTGGCGAATATTCCGGTGATTGCACGCGCGCAGATGCTGGCTGAGCTCATGCATAGCAAATATGGAATCGCTATTGCCGGCACCCACGGTAAAACTACCACCACGAGTTTAGTTGCCTCTATCTTAACCGAAGGTGGATTAGATCCGACTTTCGTCATCGGTGGTTTATTAAAAAGCGCCGGCGCCAATGCGCATTTAGGCACGAGTGAATATTTTGTCGCTGAAGCCGATGAGAGCGACGCTTCGTTTTTATTCTTACATCCTAAAATCACCATTGTGACCAATGTCGATGCCGATCACCTCGGAACTTATGGCGGGGATTTCGAATGCTTGTGCGATACGTTTATTCGATTTTTACATCAGCTGCCTGAAGATGGTTTGGCCATTGTCTGTATTGATGATCCGGTGATCCGGGAATTATTGCCGCGTATTACCCGGCCGGTAGTGACTTATGGTTTTGACAGTGCGGCAGAAATCCGCATTACGGATTTTGATCCGCAGGGTTTTCAGACGCATTTTAAAGTGCGTGATACGCACCATGGCGAGGAGGTGGTGGTTAGTCTGAATTTGCCAGGTGCGCATAATGTCTTAAATGCGACAGCAGCAATAGCGGTGGCTTTTCGATTAGGTATTTCGGGAGAGGCAGTTGCGCGTGCGTTGCAGAAATTCGCAGGCGTAGGTCGCAGAATGCAGATTTACGGTGAGCTACCAGTGGGCAAGGGTGGGGTGTTGGTGATTGATGATTATGGTCACCATCCGCGTGAAATCGCAGCGACTTGGGCGGCGATCCGTCAAGCCTGGCCGGAGCGACGTTTGGTGGTGGTGTATCAGCCGCACCGTTATACTCGCACCCGGGATTTGTTTACGGATTTTGTCAGTGTGTTGACCAAAGAGGTCGATAAATTGATTTTGCTGGACGTCTATTCTGCGGGAGAAACACCGATATCCGGCGCTGACGGTGCTGCGTTATTTTTGGCGATTCAATCACATACTGAAGGCGAGCCGGTATTTGTGCCGCATATGGATGATTTACCGGAAGTGCTTGCGCGAGAGCTGCGCGCTGGTGATGTGTTGTTGACGCAAGGCGCAGGCAGTGTCGGGGGGGTGGCGCCGAAATTGATGGCTAAGGAATTTCAGTTGGTAGCTTAG
- the murB gene encoding UDP-N-acetylmuramate dehydrogenase has product MSDLQLSPALRGVLLKDEPLAGYTSWHVGGKAKRFYKPFDLADLAAFLPTLPPTETIVWLGLGSNVLIRDGGINGTVIFTQGCIKELSLQTPETIRAEAGVTCAKLAKFCARHQLAQGAFFAGIPGTVGGALAMNAGAFNGETWSYVTAVETIDREGVIRKRLKQDFEVAYREVKRPANEWFVAGHFQFPLGDEQQANQAIRELLRKRGDSQPIGEFSCGSVFRNPPGDYAGRLIESCGLKGKKIGGAWVSTKHANFIINGGEATAADIENLIENVQQVVKEQTGVSLQPECHMVGEP; this is encoded by the coding sequence ATGTCAGACCTACAACTCTCTCCAGCCTTGCGTGGCGTATTACTGAAAGATGAGCCACTAGCCGGCTACACTTCCTGGCACGTTGGCGGCAAGGCCAAGCGCTTTTACAAGCCTTTCGATCTGGCTGATCTTGCCGCGTTTCTACCGACATTACCCCCCACAGAAACTATCGTCTGGCTCGGTCTTGGCAGTAATGTCTTGATCCGTGACGGCGGCATTAACGGCACGGTGATTTTTACCCAAGGTTGTATAAAAGAACTGAGTTTGCAGACTCCGGAGACTATCCGTGCTGAAGCCGGCGTCACCTGCGCTAAATTAGCTAAATTCTGCGCCCGCCACCAATTAGCGCAAGGCGCTTTTTTTGCCGGCATTCCTGGAACGGTAGGCGGTGCTTTAGCCATGAATGCCGGTGCGTTTAATGGTGAGACCTGGTCATATGTGACTGCGGTGGAAACCATCGATAGAGAGGGAGTTATCCGTAAAAGGTTGAAACAGGATTTTGAAGTGGCCTACCGCGAAGTCAAACGTCCGGCCAATGAGTGGTTTGTCGCCGGCCATTTTCAATTTCCGCTGGGGGATGAACAACAAGCTAATCAGGCCATCCGCGAATTATTGCGCAAACGTGGAGATAGCCAGCCGATTGGCGAATTCAGTTGTGGCTCAGTATTTCGCAATCCACCCGGTGATTATGCGGGAAGGTTAATTGAATCTTGTGGTTTAAAGGGGAAAAAAATCGGCGGTGCGTGGGTGTCAACTAAGCATGCGAATTTTATTATTAATGGCGGTGAGGCAACAGCGGCTGACATTGAAAATTTAATTGAAAATGTGCAGCAAGTGGTAAAAGAGCAGACGGGGGTTAGTTTACAGCCAGAGTGCCATATGGTAGGAGAGCCATAG
- the mnmA gene encoding tRNA 2-thiouridine(34) synthase MnmA: protein MVSKPKIIVGLSGGVDSSVAAILLCQQGYDVHGVFMQNWDQDNQDPFCSANQDFLDAKMVCERLDIPLQTVRFAKEYWERVFQHFLDEYAKGRTPNPDILCNKEIKFKAFLDYAISQGAEFIATGHYARCVRKDGQYQLQKGLDANKDQSYFLYTLQQSQLARSLFPLGELEKPAVRAMAQAAGLANHAKKDSTGICFIGERKFKDFLGEYLLARPGNIENDSGKVIGRHSGLMFYTLGQRQGLGIGGRQDAKADPWYVVAKDIARNTLIVGQGHEHPRLLTKVLQCRQMHWVLGHAPPFPLQCAAKTRYRQRDAACMVRQLGEDYLQVEFFEPQWAVTEGQSVVFYQGEVCLGGGVIE, encoded by the coding sequence TTGGTAAGTAAGCCCAAAATCATAGTCGGCCTATCCGGTGGCGTGGATTCCTCTGTCGCTGCTATTCTTTTGTGTCAACAAGGTTATGACGTCCATGGCGTATTTATGCAAAACTGGGATCAAGACAATCAAGATCCATTCTGCAGCGCCAACCAAGATTTCCTAGATGCTAAAATGGTTTGTGAGCGTCTAGATATCCCATTGCAGACCGTGCGCTTTGCTAAGGAGTACTGGGAGCGAGTGTTCCAGCATTTCCTCGATGAATATGCCAAAGGCCGCACGCCCAATCCTGATATTTTGTGTAACAAAGAAATCAAATTTAAAGCCTTTCTGGATTATGCGATCTCTCAAGGTGCTGAGTTTATCGCCACGGGGCATTATGCGCGCTGTGTGCGCAAGGATGGGCAATATCAATTGCAGAAAGGTCTGGATGCTAACAAAGACCAAAGTTATTTTTTATATACGCTGCAGCAATCGCAGTTGGCGCGGAGTCTGTTTCCGCTGGGCGAGCTGGAAAAGCCGGCGGTGCGAGCCATGGCGCAAGCTGCCGGTCTTGCTAATCATGCGAAAAAAGACAGTACCGGGATTTGTTTTATCGGGGAGCGCAAATTTAAGGATTTTCTGGGTGAATATCTGTTGGCGCGGCCTGGTAATATCGAAAATGACAGTGGGAAAGTGATTGGGCGGCATAGTGGTTTGATGTTTTATACTTTGGGGCAGCGGCAAGGTTTGGGGATAGGGGGTAGGCAAGATGCTAAAGCGGATCCTTGGTATGTGGTAGCTAAAGATATTGCGCGAAATACGCTGATTGTGGGGCAGGGGCATGAGCATCCGCGGTTGTTGACTAAAGTTTTGCAGTGTCGGCAAATGCATTGGGTGTTGGGTCATGCGCCGCCTTTTCCGCTGCAATGTGCGGCGAAAACTCGGTATCGACAGCGTGATGCGGCTTGTATGGTCAGGCAATTGGGTGAGGATTATTTGCAGGTGGAGTTTTTTGAGCCGCAATGGGCGGTGACAGAGGGGCAGTCGGTGGTTTTTTATCAGGGAGAGGTTTGTTTGGGTGGGGGGGTGATTGAATGA